TGACCACCGTCATCGGGTAGGCGCCGGCCGCCAGGCGCTGGTTGTTCGCAAGCTTGGGATAGAAGCCGTCGCCCAGAGCGCCCTGCCCTTCGGGCATGTGGCAGCCCGCGCAGACCGTGGCGTAGATCGCTTCGCCGCCCTTTTGAGTGTTCACGTCGCGCGAGGCGGAGAAGCTGTCCATCAGCTTTTGCAGCTTGGCGTCGGGCGCACTGCCGGCTTGGGCGCCCGCCGCGGACGAGGCGACCGCCCATCCCAGACCACAGGCCACGGCGCTGGCGGCGGCGGCAATTTTCAGAAAATTCTTCATGTCATTGACTCCATGTGTAGCGCGCTCAGGCACTGGCCTTGGCGTGCAGGCGCGTGATCGCATCCAGCGAGGAGAGAATCGCGCCCTCCTGCCAGGCCGGGATGTAGGACACGTGCTCGCCCGCCAGCACGATGCGCCCGTCGATTGCCGCCAGGTCGTTGTAGTGGGCGGCGCGCAGATCGTCGTTCCACAGTCCGTAGCAGCCATGGATCCAGGGCATGCGGTGCCAGGCCAGCGCCACGCCGTTGCGA
The DNA window shown above is from Comamonas sp. NLF-1-9 and carries:
- a CDS encoding cytochrome c, with product MKNFLKIAAAASAVACGLGWAVASSAAGAQAGSAPDAKLQKLMDSFSASRDVNTQKGGEAIYATVCAGCHMPEGQGALGDGFYPKLANNQRLAAGAYPMTVVITGLHGMPSFANRLNDEQVAAVVNYIRTHFGNNYGDAIAPAQVSELRKQAAPDPHSSYD